The Heyndrickxia acidicola sequence GCTTGCATTGGATCTGCAACATGATAGGTTTGGCCATCCGGTTTTGTAATTAATCCGGCATAATAGCGGAAGCAGCTTGCAGCATCTCCAACATCAAAACCTGCTTCTCTTAATGTTTTGCCATTGTCCATTGTTTCAAGCTTTGTTAGTTCATCTGCATACTCATCGATTTTGTCAGCAATTTCAAATAAATAGGAGGCTCTTTCTTGAGCAGACAATCCCGACCAGGTTCCCTGATCAAATGTTCTTCGGGCTGCATGGATAGCTGCCCGAACATCTGCTATTGTAGCTTCAGGGGCATATGTAATCACTTCACCATTTGCAGGATTCAAAATAGCCCTTGTTTCTTGATTTTTAGAATCCCGCCAACCGCCATCAATATACATCTTTAGGTTATCAAGTCTCTTCTTTAACTCAACCATTCTTTTATACCTCCTTTATCCTCTCAATCTATATAATGCAAGAACTGTACCAACATAGAAAAGCGGAAGCGACTTGCTCATCGGCGTACGGATTTCAGAGTCTTTGACTGAGATAAAGGAAACACCGCGAGGGACGAGCGGATGTTGACTTATCGCAGGGAAATGACGCAGAAATCCGCTAGCCGATAGGCGCTGGAGCTGGACAATGAAAAGCGGAAGCGACTTGCTCATCGGCGTACGGATTTCAGAGTCTTGGACTTATCATCATAGGGAGGATTGGAAGATATCCACTTGAATATAGGTACCAAAGTAATTTATATGAAAAACTTTTTTACTCTCCTTTTAGAAGTTTTATAACTGCATTTCCTAGAATATCCGTGAATTCAAGTTATTCATTTCTGCATAAGAGTATGATTTCTTGCATAATCCAATAACGGAAGACATGCTTGTTATTATGTGATTGATTCACACCAATGAACTAAAACAACCCTTTCCTCTAATAAAGCTAAAAAAGCTGCTTCAGATTTAAAATTCTGAAACAGCTTTTCCATTTCGTATATTTTGTTGCTTTGCAAAAGAGCCTTTCCTTAATGTGTAGAGAAATGTTCTATTTTGGTATTTTTCTCCGTAAGAATCTTTTGATATTTTCTGCTCACAGAAGACTGGCTGATTCCTAACGCTTTGGCTGCTTTTGTGGTTGTTTTGTATTGTTTCATGGCAAGAACGATTAACTGTTCTTCGACATAATCCATCGCTTCTTGCAATGGAATGACCTTCCTAAATACCGGATTCATTTTTTTAGGCTCATATCCTAAAGTAAGAAACTGACTAACAAACTCGGCATCAATTGCCTGATTGTCTGTTGTCACCACTAGTCTTTCAATAATATTTTGAAGTTCCCTAACATTTCCTGGCCAGGGGTAAAATTCAAGAACATCAATCGCGTCTGGTGTCAGGTGGTAATTCCGATTATATTTTTCATTTAACTGCTGCAAAAAGTGAAAAGCCAATAACGAAATATCCTCCGGCCTTTCTCTCAGTGGGGGGATATGTAAAGGAATTACGTTTAGTCGATAAAATAAATCTTCCCGGAATGTTCCTTCTTCCACCATCTTTTTTAAATTCTTATTGGCTGCAGCAATAATCTGGACATTTACCTTTATTGGGGTTGTACTTCCTACTGGAATAACCTCCTGTTCCTGTAGCACCCGCAATAGCTTTACTTGGAGATGCATAGGCATTTCACTGATTTCATCTAGAAATAAAATTCCTGAATCAGCCTGTTTAAAGTACCCCTCTTTTCCGTTCTTATCTGCTCCGGTGAAAGCCCCTTTTGCATATCCGAAAAGCTCACTTTCCAATAAGTTTTCCGGAATAGCACCGCAATTCAATTTCAAAAAAGGCTTGGAGGCTCTTGACCCTAGTTGGTGAATAACCTGAGCAATGACCTCTTTTCCTACACCAGATTCGCCGTGAAGGAGAACAGTGGATGAAAAGTCAGCGATTTTCTTTGCCTGTATAATCACTTTTTCCATTTTCGGACTGCAATAGATGAGCTTTTTTAAGAAGCGGTCCTTGGTTTTAAAATCATTCAATTCCTTCTTATATTTCTCAGAGATTTTCCTTATCTCTCTCAATTCGCTTTTAAGCTTAGTGGTTTCGGTAATTTCTCTGGAGGCAATGATAATCCGATCAAGCTCATTCTGATCATTAAAAACTGGATTCCCCACTGCCAGGATTTTTCTTCCATCACTCGTTTCTTGCACAACGGACACCTTTTTCTTCCTTTCAAGCACAAGTCTTGTTACAGAAGGAGTAAAAAGCCCGCGTTCTTCCAGTTCAAGAATATTTTTACCAATGAGCTCCTTCAAATCGATCTTCCAGAAATCATGAATAATGTTTTCGCTGAACCTGATTAAATCCCCTTTTGCATTCACCACAAGGATTTCATCATAAATACTGGATAAAATCGCATTCAAATCCTTATTTAGATCCTTGATATATTCAATTTCCATTGCCATTTCTTCTACCATCGGCAGATCCTGTACTACAATGATGATTCCTTCCACTTTGTTATCGTAATTCAAAACAGGGCAATAATCGACAAGTAAACCGATATCGTTGGTAATTTCCAGATTGTTCAGCAATCTTTTTCCGGTCGAAAATACGTTGTTAATCTGCTGCTTGTTAAAAATACTCTCTGCAGAAAAATTCAATACTTTTTCTTCCGTAGACTTTATCATTTTTAAACCCGCGTCATTGCAATTAATAATCCGTTTTTCCTTGTCTAGTACGAAAATTCCCATCGGAATGGAACTTAGCATGATTTTAAGCAAGTCGACACTTGTATTTTCTTGTTTAAAAAGTTCAGCAAGAACATCTTCGCGAAGAATATACCCCTCATATTCCTCATCCTCACCTTTAATCACAGCAAAAGGCTCTCCTACTATTTGGAAGAGCTCCGGCAATGAAATATGCTGGTCAAGATGAGATATCCGAGCAATTGATTTCGCCTGATCAAGCAACATCTTGACTGAAAAATCCCCTTTATTCAAGCAGTCTGATAATTGGTCATTTACTACTACATAAGAAATTAACTTACTTTTCTTTTTTAAGAATAAAAAGGGTTCTTTAAGGTTGTTTATGACTGTTTTTAACACTTCTTCATTTTCGTCAATATCTATGGAGACAATCGTCTTAATTTTTTCCTTTGCTACATATAACAAAGCATTTCACCCCTTAAATCCTTATCATTTACTATTCTACCATTCAACACAGAATTTTTTAAATATAAAAAAATCATTAAAAAAAGAAGATGAGGGTTCATCTTCTTTTTTTCAACAGGTGAATATTAAACAAATGGTCTGTTAAACTTCTATGCTAATAACTGCTCTGTTTTTCAGCT is a genomic window containing:
- a CDS encoding sigma 54-interacting transcriptional regulator, whose amino-acid sequence is MLYVAKEKIKTIVSIDIDENEEVLKTVINNLKEPFLFLKKKSKLISYVVVNDQLSDCLNKGDFSVKMLLDQAKSIARISHLDQHISLPELFQIVGEPFAVIKGEDEEYEGYILREDVLAELFKQENTSVDLLKIMLSSIPMGIFVLDKEKRIINCNDAGLKMIKSTEEKVLNFSAESIFNKQQINNVFSTGKRLLNNLEITNDIGLLVDYCPVLNYDNKVEGIIIVVQDLPMVEEMAMEIEYIKDLNKDLNAILSSIYDEILVVNAKGDLIRFSENIIHDFWKIDLKELIGKNILELEERGLFTPSVTRLVLERKKKVSVVQETSDGRKILAVGNPVFNDQNELDRIIIASREITETTKLKSELREIRKISEKYKKELNDFKTKDRFLKKLIYCSPKMEKVIIQAKKIADFSSTVLLHGESGVGKEVIAQVIHQLGSRASKPFLKLNCGAIPENLLESELFGYAKGAFTGADKNGKEGYFKQADSGILFLDEISEMPMHLQVKLLRVLQEQEVIPVGSTTPIKVNVQIIAAANKNLKKMVEEGTFREDLFYRLNVIPLHIPPLRERPEDISLLAFHFLQQLNEKYNRNYHLTPDAIDVLEFYPWPGNVRELQNIIERLVVTTDNQAIDAEFVSQFLTLGYEPKKMNPVFRKVIPLQEAMDYVEEQLIVLAMKQYKTTTKAAKALGISQSSVSRKYQKILTEKNTKIEHFSTH